The DNA segment CAAACTCTTCTATTCTTTATCTGTGCGTGTACTGTATCTCTCTTTACATGGTAGATTTGAGTTGGGTTGTTGGAGGACAAAAGTTAGGCTTGTAATTCAGCCGAGTTTTGGTTTGTTCATGCTTAACTCGATAGAAAACGAACAATTTCGAACTCAACATCTTCTTTGTGAACTGTTTATTTATTTGTTCATGACTTTTACTCTTGAACAACTTATTAATTTTGTTCGTGAATTTTGTTTGCGAACAAttcactaattaatatttatttgaatttttttaacataaaataTGTAGTTTTAAAACTTGCAAAATTGAAATTTTACGTAAAAGTTTACTTATGAGCTTGTTTATGAATCTATAACAGAGGcagctcgcgagctttcgagttGAGGTTTTTCGTACTTAAATTCGGCTCGTTTATGAATCGAGTTGAACGTCGAGATACTCAAGAGCGGCTCAGGTCATTTACAACTCTAATGAAATTTGTCTGTCTACTACTTTTATCCTTTAATTCAGTTGAACTGAGTTTTTATGGCATGCTGATGATTTGTTTAACCTTCgctaaatatatttttacttatttttctTAACTTCCCCCACATTAAGAGTTCAAGTAAAATGCATATTTCCTATTGCCAGAAATTAGctgttttttctttcaaaatagttataaccaattatttttttattcctaATGTTTACCgtgaaaaagcaaaaaaaattttaactttcaaAATGAGAACCAAACAAGCGGTAATAAAAAACTAACAACAATATCAAATAGTATGATACAAATCTTAAAGTTGTTAATTCATTTTTCATGTAGAGTATCAAATATTATGTGATCTATATATTTCACATACATACTAAATAAATTACCTCTGTAAATTATATTATTACGTTAGAAAGAAATCGAAAGCTTTACATTAATAGTAGAACTTAATTTTAAGCCattaagtttttttaattatgattttttttttatctaagtcCGTGAACTTAATTAATGTATTTATGATATTAAGTCCCTTAAATTTATTCTACTGCCTCCTTAAATTCaataatgaaaattttcaactacattttttttttgtttttttatccaTTTTCTATCGCACTTTGTTGGTGGAAGTTCAATAGAGGCTTAAGATTAAATATTGCCTTGCTTGGTAGATTAGCAATTTTCAGTTTCATCCAGAATTAGCAATTTTAAATaagtaagaaattaattttaaatatttgagCAGATAGTAGGGTAAATAGAGTGAGAGCATAGAGATTCTGTTGAAATTGCATACAAATGCGTAATATGAAAATGAGATAATGTCACATCTGATAATGTAACATGTGAATTGTAAAAGTGAAAGCAGATTAGAGATGTCGCCTTCCTAAATGTCTGAAACTTGTAGGGTCTTTTTCTGACTTCTATCCCTctcaaagataatatcatatGCCTAAGAACCCTATACAATATCATGTGTGTGTTCATGTCACAAACTAGGAAGCATCACACTTGCTAACATGACTTGTTTCGCTATTAGCGGTGACAATTATTaggttcgtgtcgtgtcaattTCGGATTAGTGTTAAAATGAGTCAATTCTAACCCAATCCAAATTTCCGTGCCATAATCGTGTAATCCTAATcaggttagtgtcgatttcatATCGTGTTTTCgacatgtaattttactatgtacataCGTTTATAACAATGTAAGAGGTTCAAATCGtgtttgcaagtaataattgtaattttatcatctttattgataaaaacatgaaagaatataatatatttttttaaatatttatgtcATTTTCGGGTTAACTTGTCAAccctaacccaacccaaaaatttacGTACCAATTTTATGTCGataaaaaaataacacattACTTATTAAGCTAAATCCAAATACtaaaattgcatatcaatttcgTGTCACATGTACTTTTACTACCTCTAGTCACTGTCTATTTCCCAAATATTCTACTAAAACTACAATTTAGGCATTTAATCCCACAAGGAGGATCAGTAATCAGCACAAGGAATATTAATCAATCACAGGGTTTGATTGAGATGGCATCTCTCCAGAAGCCAAGTCACAGCAGTTTCAAGAGCCAGATCTGAATTCTTTTCATATTTGATAATCTCCAGTTACTCCTGTCAATCCCACACATGTGTAGTAAATTAAGAGTACATTCGCTAGGGATTTATCTCAAGGAATGTCAGAATATGAAGCATGCCATTAGCAATTAAGCATAATATTCTGTACATATTTGCCGTTAacgtttttggagaagtatagACATACCCCTAATGTAAGAAATAGTAATATCAAAACGGATGGTTGTATCAAAATTGTGTTATGTGATTTATATTTTCTACATGATCATATATGGGGTAAATTGCATACGTGATGTACAACCTTCGTCtactttggtgtacaatctttaATTTTGCATATAAAACTGTACAACCtgcctcccactaaagtgtagtGCTGGTAAACGTGAACAGTCAACACGCCATATCAGCAATTTGACcaatataaaagtaaaaaattgacCTACCAAatatgaaattactaaaatgtcCTTATCCTTCCTTGCAACTCCTCTCTCTATCttttcatttctctctctaaatcctcTCTCTCTATTTATCAATTCAGTGAATGGGACAACCTCATTCCCAATTTACTACTTTAAATCTCAACCGTTGATTTTTCAACGGTATCAACGGTAATTTGGAAATGGAAATCTCATTTTCAATTGGGTTAAACAGGATCAGATTGCAGCAATAAATCTCTTTTTAATCAGTAATATGATACCTGCTATTTAGTGTGTATTTGACAACCTTGTAGAATGAAACCACAATCCCAACAGAAGGACCGGCTCAAGCAACACGAGGACCTACTCCTGTGAACAGTCCCTTCAATCCTCCATCCCCATCTAGACTATAATTATTAATTCCATTATATTTGAATTAATAAAtagacagagagagagagagagaggacttaaaagagagaaagggaaagatagGGAGAGGAGTTGCAAGAAAGGAGATAAGGgcattttagtaatttcatatTTGGTGGGTCAATTTTTGACTTCTAGAGTGGTCAAATTGATGACGTGACGTGTTGACTGATCGCAATTACCGGCTGTACAAATTGAAGGTACACCAAAATCTGATAGtggacaaaggttgtacaccacttATGTAATTTAGCCATAATGCATgatatgatataaatgcaataAAATTGAAGGGTTGTCTCTGTATATAGTGTTGTCAGGTCAAAAACTCAATGTTTCCGAATGAAGCAATTTCAGGCCTAGGTTTTGGCAGGATAACCTTTGAATGCTTGGATTGCAAAAAATAAACTCACCCATATGTGTtgagtttattattattattattatttcctcTTATCCAGGCCAAAACAACGCTGCCTGGGCTAGagcaagaaaaaggacacacaACCCTCCTGCAGGGGGTGCAATCAGCACCCCACAGATGAAGACGGAGGAGTGGACAAGGGGGAGAACGACCCCTAAACCACCCCCTCTCTATAAGGAGTGATTCGGCCCCACGGCCGGGAGTTCACCGACACCCCTTGCCCCTAAACCCTGGTAAAAGTAAATTGAGTTCTATTAACTGGGCCCAAAATTGATCCATGTACCATGTACTGTTATCTGGACCCAAAATTGCTCCAAGTTACAAACATTAAGAATACAATTTTACATTAAAGGTATATATGCATTTCTCCCAAAATGTTAAGGGCAAATTTAAACCTTACCCTAATATCAGGTCAAGTGCCTTAATACAAAACTTATTTCAGCAAATtgaaatgaatataagaaaGAATCAACTTCTTCTCCTGGTAAAATAAGAGCAATACCTGCTTGAACCGGTTTTCCACTCAAAACTCATGGAGTTGGAGGCTCTGAACTTGCtgcttgctttgtttctgacatTTCAACTTCAAATGCACCACTTTCTGAATATTTATCTTGCTCCATTGCCATCCTTTTAATTTTTGCCACTTGTATAGCCCGTAACTCATATCTAATAATTGATACAAGTCATTTTTTCTTGTTCATGAAAATCGAAGTACCCGTAAAATGTTCGTGAGAGTGACAGAAAATTACTATATCATGTGCTATTGCAAGAAAAGAGCAGGGGAAATAATTCTGACTATGTTAATCATTAAGTTGATGGCCATGTGAGCAATTAAAATGTCTGGAGAATAATGCAGATCTAGCAATTGTAACAAGAACGAAAGCAAAATACAGAATTAGCACATTTGAACAAAATTCAGAACCAAAAATTCCAAAGGGTAGACCTAGACTTTTCCTGAGATATATTATTTCCATTGGAGATCTTCTAAAGCATCTAGCTTGCAATAAAGAAATTTTCACTCAGGTCCAAATGCAGAATTAGCACATTTGAATAAAATTCAGAACCAAAAATTCCAAGTGGTAGACCTAAACTTTTTCCTGAGATATATTACTTCCATTGGAGATTTTCCAAAGCACCTAGCTTGCAATAAAGGATTTTTCACTCAGGTCTCCAACCAAATATCAAAGCTCAACTGGTTTAACAATCATATGTTATTTGAAATCCTATATTTCATACACTTATTACTTACAAATCTATAATGTTGTGTTTTTCAAACAGGCACGTTCTTGTAACCCAAATTTCTTATTACTATTGCTAAAAAGATTCTCACAGTGAGATAGTACTAATAATGAGGCCCACTTAAAAGGACTCTATCTACTTGTGTGGTGGACGGTGGAATGAGTAATAGAGCTTAGGTTTCTGCTGAATTAACAATGACCGAGTTGAGTCTGCAATGCACATCATACTGCAACACTCTCTTTCATGCATTAATACATAGACCACCAGTAGAGTTGAGAAAATATCAAGTTACCACTAAAAATGTGAAGGGTTGGTCCTTCATTAAAGAGTGGACTACAATTAAAACTTCATCCTTTTGTTTAAATTGCTATCGAAGTCTACTCGTAGCTTGACTAGTACCCTGGTTCAACCGTACATGTCCGTCCCAAGCTTATGAGAAGGATTGCAGCAGGTGACAGGCAATTTAAAAACTTGGCATATCCATATAATATGAAATCAACAATTGTAAATGTAGTTTTACACTGAGTGAACTGGTGCAATATAATCCATGTAGCTAAGTCTAGCTGAATCTCAATGCTTCTTCAGGTGTCAGCTAGAAACTGATACGTCGGCGTGCAGCCTACCATAAAATCTAATTTGGGAAACAGAATTTATTCACATCCACCAATATTCATCAAAAAAGTTTAAGCTTCTTCTCAGTGACAACTTGAGCAAACAAAATCAGACATTCAGATAAATGTATGCCAGAGAGCATCAATGGGAATGACATCCAGAACTGACTTAACCATTTTGTTCCTTTTCCGGGTTAAACTCCAATTTTTCCTTCAACCTTTTTTTAGCTAAGCAATGTGACTCTAAATCTTCTTTTCTGGCTATATGTTAGCCTAATTTTTTTTCCTTGATAAATTTTACCTTTATTTAAAGGAAAATGCAATAGACATTAAACATTATTCTCACTTTTTCTGTtaaataagggtaaaattgatttAGGTTTTTAAGTTGAGGATAAAATCAATCCAACAAAAACATTAGGGAAAAACCTACTGTATCAATTGGATTACTGAATATTGGGATGCATTATCAGGTTGGTCTAAAAGGAGATACAATGAACCTTGTATCTCCACATTCAATCAGTAGAGGTGATTCATTTCTGCAATGTATATTTGGAACTCTGGAAATGTAGTAGAGATCCAGAGCAAGGTACGGCAGAAGATTTCTAGTGAATTCAAGATTGAATTTGATGACTACAACGTAACTGAGGAGGATGTACTGTCCTTTGGGACAATTTTGATGTGGAAGCTTCAGATTTTCTGTTGTGTAAAATAATTGTAGTAAAAAGGTAACTTCAAGCATGCATAAGAGGTTCCACGAGAAAGCTTGACTCAAGGGAAGATTAAGGAACAGAAAGATATGTCACGGGTAGATAAATTTTCTATCAATCGTCAATTTCATAACTAGTCTTGAGGAGAAGACTGTTTTTGATGGTGTGGGTAGTGACAGAGAATGGGATACTAGGAATATAACATCGTTACTGGACCAATTATATTATGGCCCAAAGGTGATGAATGTTTGCCCTACCGGAATTAGGGGACACGTCACTCTTATACGGAACTTTTTCAGGCTTTGCATTGGTGAGTGTAAGGTACTGGTAGGGAAGGGGTTAGCAAGAGGGGTAGTCTTTAGCATGTTAGGAGGGGTAATCTTTAATATGTTTGGAGAATCTCTTGGTTTTGGCCCGGAAACTTGAGTTCTCCCTGGGAAGAACAGATACAATCTGCTGTTGATTTCTTCTTTGTTTTCTCTATCAAAGCAGATACTAACTGTTATTAGTTTCTTATATATGTTATTGCTTTCTTTTCATTCTTGCATTTGCTTGTTCTAGATTCATTAGCGGTAGTGGTACTTGCAAAAGATCATCATAAAGATCACATTCCTATCTTCGAGTTGGTTAGCTGTTTTTCTATTTGTTCTCTATCAGTTCATTTCAAGAATTAGGCATTGCCATGACTCTATAAAcatctaaaattaaattaaaaagttgaaacGTTTACTCTTTTCAGTTTTCATGAGTGAATTTTCTCCAATATAATAGATTCATAGAGTTTATAAGTTATGTGAAAGTAATATTACTGTAAACCTAAATACCCATAAAGACTCAGTTCACAAATAGAGAGAAATTCCTTCAAGAACAATAGAATTTCAACATAGTATAATTAAGTCACTGAAACTTGAAAACTTACACAGCAACATGGCTCTTGACAAGTATAAAATAAATCCTCCAAAAATCCCGTTCCTTCAAGTGACGAGGGCATAGCTTAAATCTAAGTTGTGAAAGTTCCTGAAGAGCAAAGGAGCATATGGGAAAAAGAAACTGAAATGCATAATAAAGCAAGAGCCATCGTTCATTGTGTTTGTGCCAGTTGAAGTGCAAAAACTGACATGTCAACAGACTTAAAAACAACTTGCACAAACTCCCAGTTCATAACTGCAGGGTTGCTGAATATATAGTTTAATCTTCCTTTCATACACAAATTTTCCCTTCCTATTCATAGAGAATAAATGAATGTATGCACTCAGAAAACCCCACTATAAGTAAATTAATGTATAATCATGGTAAGAAAGCTGCCTTGGTTAATAAAGGCCACAGCTCAGTGACTGATCCAGGATTCAGTGGAAGGGGTGCTCCAATGCCTATAGGTGtttgattgaattttttttggtgCCTTCATCCTAAAAAATTAAAGCTCCATAAATAGGTTCAATCGAATTTTCCGGCGACGAGTGGGTGCTCAAGCCCCCTCCCGAACCCCTATATCTGTCCCTGCTCAGCTCAGTGACATGAGACAAAAATCCTAAACAAACCCCAAAAAGCAAAGCACAAATCAACAGTTCATGGACTTTAGTTCTTCATATCATATTTTCCTTACTGTTCATACACCAAATGCAACATTTGAACTAATCCTTTTCCAAACTGCCCAGCCAACTATCATAAATTTTACTGATTTTCCTCTTTGTCGAgcttaaataatcaaaattacCTGTCACTAAAAAACCATGACCCATAAAATAAACCATTAACAATTAAATTGCTCACAAATGCGGTTTTTTTTTCATTCCCTGTATTCCCAAGGCCAACCTATTTTCCACAAACACCCAGATTAATCACCAACTATGTCCATTACTACCATCTCATCTTGAGTGATCTCCTCCAATAAAATAAGCCACAAGCTAATTCATATCCATCAAATATATAAAAGACAGAACCAAGACAATTTATGAGGAAAGTAGAAACAAAAACCTTGACTTTGGAGAGGACAAGAGTAGCATGTCGCTCCTGCCATTTAGAGAGATCCTTTTGAACATTGGCGGATTTTGCTGCAGCACTACTGGTACTTAAAATTTCATCGCCAAAAGAATCTCCAGCAACTCCCTCTTCTTCAGCTACCAAGATTCAATCAGAAGGCACAACTAAATTAAGAGTTAAGAGCAAGAAAAATGACACAATTGTAAAATGCAAATACAAATACTGACCTTTGAGTGGGAAATTCTTGAAGGTTTCGAGTGTGAAGGACTTGACGTGATCGATTAATTGATGGGTAATtccaagttcttcttcttcgtgcTGGTGTTGTTTTTGAATAGATTGATTTGGGGTTTGGGGGTTTGTATTACTGCGTCGAAACCACGAAGACCAGTCCATGAATTTTGTTGCAACCCCCAAATTTGAATTTTTCACCTTTCTTCCTTTCGTTGTATTATCATTTGCCTCGTTTATGTTTTTCGTTAGTTAAATTAGTAATCCTTCTGCCTGTTACTACTATCTCAGTAGTCTACTTAAATTGGGAAACTGGGAAGATTAACTTCTTCCCCAATCAAGCTCTAGTTAGTAGGGATAGCAACCCGTATTCAATGCGTGGGTATCCAGCACTATCAGACTATAATGTAATTATAGGTTGTATTCGTATAAAAGTGTACGGAATAAGTATGAGTTTAAAAAGTTAACCATGACGGATATGAGAATAACTCCCAACTTATCTGATATCTAGTACCGTAATATAATTGACGGATAATGGGTAACAAGTAACTTATTATCCGTTATTCGTCCCCAATCTTTTGCATAAAAAACATATTAATAGTTTTAGATGCAGGAAATGAGAATCGAACCCATAACCCATGTATTAATAGTTTGTAGATGAATTATTtatgaatgatttattaaatttatgctttcttaaatttgtaatattttttgttttatgtaaTGATTCTTAATTGATAAGGGTACCTACTATTTAAATGAGACGGTGATGAGATTCATGAAGTATTCGTTAAGGTAACGTAATATGTACGGATAACGAAAAAATAAATAGGTAAGAATCTGAGATTGACATTGCTTAGAGATACTTTGTCGGTTGTTATTCCTACTAATTAGTGGATTGGATGGACAGTCCTTACCTATACAATCACACAACATGATAATTAATTGATTCGTTATCTAActatcatattatatttttcaatCACgtttttttaagttgtttttaGGAACATTTAGAGTCTGTTTGGTTCATATATTCCTATTTGCTGTTTGATGTTGTTGTTAGCGGTTACTAATATGTAATACATGAAAAATAGTAGTGATTTATGTAAAAATAAGACAAAGTGATTTATACCGATTTATAGTAGTGCTTACCTAAACCCTGAATGATCAAATGAATTTGGACATTTACCATTAGATTTAGGTTTATTAGAATTCTATGGTAGAGATTCAAACTAtcctaaaatttagatttaataagcgtagatctaacagtgaattTGATCAGAATCCATATGTGAATACTACTGTCAAAGACACATATATGCacgtgaaataaaaaataaaaaagttcaaCAAAATATATCTTGTGTAAACATGTTTTTGATTCGGTGCCGAACatgagataatttttttttaaaccttttctttttaaaaaagtaTACATATCTTCAATCTGTTAATAATGAGTGATAGCATAATGCACATATGAGTGGagataataagattcatgactaCATAAAAAAAACTCTGTTAATAATGATAGAAAATTAGCCAAACTTTTGAAGCTTGGGGTACAATTAGCTCAACTTGTAAGTAGATCTGGCCATGGACTGGGCTCGGACCGGGCCTATCGGGCTTTTATATAAAAGTACTCAAACCAAGCTCAACCCAGTCCGCTATAAATTTAGGCGGACTCGAACCGGACTGAGCTCggacttaaaaatcaaatctcaagcccAGCTAGCCCATATAaacccacctaaatatatacacataatttttaattacaaaaaacaaaatttatatttaaaattaaatatttaatatataaatgtataaattaattagttaatattaatagacgggCCAAGCTGGGCCGACCCGTGCTATTTTAATCAAGAAGAAATTACATCAAAAATCAtgtttgaattttaatttatatttaagtaATTCCTATATTTGTgtgcttatttttatttctaattttgtcaaaattcagttattttttcattattcaaaaatcataattttgaaaaaaaagaaagtggGATACGGATGTagtaaaaaaaactgaaaaatatgacaaaataaaatttttttctttaagtatgaggaaattataaatatatacttGATTCATGACTTATGTCTAATTCACCCTTTAATCAATCCCAAACCCACCCAAAAA comes from the Euphorbia lathyris chromosome 5, ddEupLath1.1, whole genome shotgun sequence genome and includes:
- the LOC136230722 gene encoding uncharacterized protein isoform X2, which encodes MDWSSWFRRSNTNPQTPNQSIQKQHQHEEEELGITHQLIDHVKSFTLETFKNFPLKEEGVAGDSFGDEILSTSSAAAKSANVQKDLSKWQERHATLVLSKVKELSQLRFKLCPRHLKERDFWRIYFILVKSHVAVYELRAIQVAKIKRMAMEQDKYSESGAFEVEMSETKQAASSEPPTP
- the LOC136230722 gene encoding uncharacterized protein isoform X1, producing MDWSSWFRRSNTNPQTPNQSIQKQHQHEEEELGITHQLIDHVKSFTLETFKNFPLKAEEEGVAGDSFGDEILSTSSAAAKSANVQKDLSKWQERHATLVLSKVKELSQLRFKLCPRHLKERDFWRIYFILVKSHVAVYELRAIQVAKIKRMAMEQDKYSESGAFEVEMSETKQAASSEPPTP